In Rhodanobacter denitrificans, a single window of DNA contains:
- a CDS encoding DnaJ C-terminal domain-containing protein encodes MEFKDYYEILGVKPDASEAEIKAAYRKLARKYHPDKNKEAGAEEKFKAVNEANEVLKDAEKRRSYDQLRAGGYRQGEQFRPPPGWQGQQGFGGDDGDFSDFFESLFGRGAAQGHRGPPRARRGRDVQASVQIDLQTAFDGGRTRLSMHDSASGERVLEVKIPAGIQPGQVIRLSGQGQAGMAGGPSGDLLLEVGIRDDARFRLEGRNVVHVLPITPWEAALGATVPVPTLAGAVDLRIPAGSQSGRKLRLKGRGMPGANPGDQLVELSIRAPTAENDQQRTAYEALHEAFKHFDPRR; translated from the coding sequence GTGGAATTCAAAGATTATTACGAGATCCTGGGCGTGAAGCCCGACGCCAGCGAGGCCGAGATCAAGGCCGCGTATCGCAAGCTGGCGCGCAAATATCACCCGGACAAGAACAAGGAAGCCGGCGCCGAGGAAAAATTCAAGGCAGTCAACGAGGCCAACGAAGTACTCAAGGATGCCGAGAAACGGCGCTCCTACGACCAGCTGCGGGCCGGCGGCTATCGGCAGGGCGAGCAGTTCCGCCCGCCCCCGGGTTGGCAGGGTCAGCAGGGTTTCGGCGGCGACGACGGCGACTTCAGCGATTTCTTCGAGAGCCTGTTCGGCCGCGGGGCGGCCCAGGGGCATCGGGGGCCGCCGCGGGCGCGTCGCGGCCGCGACGTGCAGGCCTCGGTGCAGATCGACCTGCAAACCGCGTTCGACGGCGGCCGCACGCGGCTGTCGATGCATGACTCCGCCAGCGGCGAGCGCGTGCTGGAAGTGAAGATTCCGGCCGGCATCCAGCCGGGCCAGGTGATCCGCCTGTCCGGCCAGGGCCAGGCCGGCATGGCCGGCGGGCCGAGCGGCGACCTGCTGCTGGAAGTAGGCATCCGCGACGATGCGCGTTTCCGTCTGGAGGGCCGCAACGTGGTGCACGTGCTGCCGATCACGCCGTGGGAAGCGGCGCTGGGCGCCACCGTGCCGGTGCCGACGCTGGCCGGGGCGGTCGACCTGCGCATTCCGGCCGGCTCGCAGTCGGGACGCAAGCTGCGCCTGAAGGGGCGCGGGATGCCTGGCGCGAATCCGGGCGACCAGCTGGTGGAGCTGTCGATTCGTGCGCCGACGGCGGAGAACGACCAGCAGCGGACGGCTTACGAGGCGTTGCACGAGGCGTTCAAGCACTTCGATCCGCGCCGCTGA
- the pilH gene encoding twitching motility response regulator PilH codes for MARILIVDDSPSQLLGIKRIVEKLGHETLSAEDGAAGVEVAKAEKPDLILMDVVMPNLNGFQATRTISKNADTAHIPIILVTTKDQETDKVWGMRQGAKAYVTKPIKEEELLKALQEFLPG; via the coding sequence ATGGCACGCATCCTGATCGTCGACGACTCCCCGTCGCAATTGCTGGGTATCAAGCGGATCGTCGAGAAACTCGGGCACGAGACCCTTTCGGCCGAGGACGGCGCCGCGGGCGTGGAAGTGGCCAAGGCGGAAAAGCCCGATCTGATCCTGATGGACGTGGTCATGCCGAACCTCAACGGTTTCCAGGCAACCCGCACGATCAGCAAGAACGCCGATACCGCGCACATCCCGATCATCCTGGTCACCACCAAGGACCAGGAAACCGACAAGGTCTGGGGCATGCGCCAGGGTGCCAAGGCCTACGTGACCAAGCCGATCAAGGAAGAGGAGCTGCTCAAGGCGCTGCAGGAGTTCCTGCCGGGCTGA
- a CDS encoding YhdH/YhfP family quinone oxidoreductase: protein MTSFRAFRIHHDDAGYRAGVETMDAAALLPGEVLVKVAYSSVNYKDALAGTGKGRILRTYPLNGGIDVAGHVVASTDPTFREGDAVLCTGSGLSETRDGGYGEYARLDARWTIPLPPGLSLRESMILGTAGFTAALALLRMQDNRQTPALGPIAVTGASGGVGQLAIDIFSRAGYEVHAISGKADHFDFLRSLGATDCIDRHQLAFSGKPMDSARFGGALDNVGGGMLGGLLPLIAPYGNVAICGNAGGIAFDSTVMPFIIRGVSLLGIASAGTARELRDRVWQLLAGDWKPRQLERIVTREAGLDELPGVFARMLAGDSFGRTLVRIEGTL, encoded by the coding sequence ATGACCAGCTTTCGCGCATTTCGCATCCACCACGACGACGCCGGTTACCGCGCCGGCGTCGAAACCATGGACGCCGCCGCGCTGTTGCCCGGCGAAGTGCTGGTCAAGGTTGCCTATTCCTCGGTGAACTACAAGGACGCGCTGGCCGGCACCGGCAAGGGCCGGATCCTGCGCACCTATCCGCTCAACGGCGGCATCGACGTGGCCGGTCACGTGGTCGCCTCGACCGACCCCACCTTCAGGGAAGGCGACGCGGTGCTGTGCACCGGCAGCGGCCTGTCCGAGACACGCGACGGCGGCTACGGCGAATACGCGCGCCTCGACGCGCGCTGGACGATTCCGCTGCCGCCGGGCCTGAGCCTGCGCGAGAGCATGATCCTCGGCACCGCCGGCTTCACCGCCGCACTGGCTCTGCTGCGCATGCAGGACAACCGGCAAACGCCGGCGCTCGGCCCGATCGCGGTAACCGGCGCCAGCGGCGGCGTCGGTCAACTGGCGATCGACATCTTCAGTCGCGCCGGTTACGAAGTGCATGCGATCAGCGGCAAGGCGGACCACTTCGACTTCCTGCGCAGCCTCGGCGCCACGGACTGCATCGACCGCCACCAGCTCGCCTTCAGCGGCAAGCCGATGGACTCTGCCCGCTTCGGCGGCGCGCTGGACAACGTCGGCGGCGGCATGCTCGGCGGCCTGCTGCCGCTCATCGCGCCGTACGGCAACGTGGCGATCTGCGGCAACGCCGGCGGCATCGCATTCGACAGCACGGTGATGCCGTTCATCATCCGTGGCGTGAGCCTGCTCGGCATCGCTTCGGCCGGCACCGCCCGCGAGCTGCGCGACAGGGTCTGGCAGCTACTTGCTGGCGACTGGAAGCCGCGGCAGTTGGAACGCATCGTCACGCGCGAAGCGGGCCTCGACGAACTGCCCGGAGTGTTTGCGCGCATGCTCGCCGGCGACTCGTTCGGGCGCACCCTGGTGCGTATCGAAGGCACGCTTTGA
- a CDS encoding TIGR00730 family Rossman fold protein: protein MPQPTAICVYCGSSSGRHPEYAAQARAFGAEMARRGIALVYGGGKVGLMGVVADAVLAGGGKVIGVIPRQLVELEVAHPGLSELVVVETMHQRKTRMYELSDAFVALPGGFGTMDEMFEMLTWAQLGLHRYPCAFLDVRGYYRDLRTMMEHMVDEHFVRPEQRDSIWFGDDASVLFDWMQSYQGSYIPKWIDTSSVSA from the coding sequence ATGCCCCAACCCACCGCCATCTGCGTCTACTGCGGCTCCAGCAGCGGCCGGCATCCCGAGTATGCCGCACAGGCGCGCGCGTTCGGTGCGGAAATGGCCCGACGCGGCATCGCGCTGGTCTACGGCGGCGGCAAGGTCGGCCTGATGGGCGTGGTGGCCGACGCGGTACTCGCCGGCGGTGGCAAGGTGATCGGGGTGATTCCGCGCCAGCTGGTGGAGCTGGAGGTGGCGCACCCGGGCCTGAGCGAGCTGGTGGTCGTGGAGACCATGCACCAGCGCAAGACGCGCATGTACGAGCTGTCCGACGCCTTCGTCGCCCTGCCCGGCGGCTTCGGCACGATGGACGAGATGTTCGAGATGCTGACCTGGGCCCAGCTTGGCCTGCACCGCTACCCCTGCGCCTTTCTCGACGTGCGCGGCTACTACCGTGACCTGCGCACGATGATGGAACACATGGTCGACGAACACTTCGTGCGCCCCGAACAGCGCGACAGCATCTGGTTTGGCGACGACGCCTCCGTGCTGTTCGACTGGATGCAGAGCTATCAAGGCAGCTACATTCCCAAGTGGATCGACACCAGCAGCGTCAGCGCCTGA
- the lpdA gene encoding dihydrolipoyl dehydrogenase codes for MSDKFDVIVIGAGPAGYVAAIRAAQLGLKAACVDDFSGKDGKQALGGTCLNVGCIPSKALLDSSRQYWNIAHNLPVHGISVEGAKVDMATFIGRKDKIVKQFTGGIGQLFKANKVAAFHGKGKLLKGNSVEITATDGSRQTLSATNVILASGSVPIELPFAKFDGKAIVDNAGALDFAEVPKRLGVIGAGVIGLELGSVWRRMGAEVTIIEALPEFLAAADADIAKVAAKEFAKQGLSIKLNAKLNKAEAKKDGVHLTYTDKDGEQQLVVDKLLVAVGRRAYTAGLLAEDTGVKLDERGRIVVDEHNHTGVDGVWAIGDAVRGPMLAHKGSEEGIAVAEWIAGKAGHVNFDTIPWVIYTEPEIAWAGKTEKELKDAGIPYKVGTFPFAAIGRAVAMNEAVGQVKMLAHADTDRILGVHMVGPGVSELIAECVVAMEFKGSSEDLARIVHAHPTLSEAVHEAALSVDKRAIHKGN; via the coding sequence ATGAGCGACAAATTCGACGTCATCGTCATCGGTGCCGGTCCGGCCGGCTATGTGGCCGCGATCCGCGCCGCGCAGCTGGGCCTGAAGGCTGCCTGCGTGGACGACTTCAGTGGCAAGGACGGCAAGCAGGCGTTGGGCGGCACCTGCCTCAACGTGGGCTGCATCCCGTCCAAGGCGCTGCTGGATTCCTCGCGCCAGTACTGGAACATCGCGCACAACCTGCCGGTGCACGGCATCAGCGTGGAAGGCGCCAAGGTCGACATGGCCACCTTCATCGGCCGCAAGGACAAGATCGTCAAGCAGTTCACCGGCGGCATCGGCCAGCTGTTCAAGGCCAACAAGGTCGCCGCGTTCCACGGCAAGGGCAAGCTGCTGAAGGGTAACAGCGTGGAGATCACCGCGACCGACGGTTCCAGGCAGACCCTCAGCGCCACCAACGTGATCCTCGCCTCCGGCTCGGTGCCGATCGAGCTGCCGTTTGCCAAGTTCGACGGCAAGGCGATCGTCGACAACGCCGGTGCGCTGGACTTCGCCGAGGTGCCGAAGCGCCTGGGCGTGATCGGCGCCGGCGTGATCGGCCTGGAGCTCGGCAGCGTGTGGCGCCGCATGGGCGCCGAGGTCACCATCATCGAGGCGCTGCCGGAGTTTCTCGCCGCCGCCGACGCCGACATCGCCAAGGTCGCCGCCAAGGAATTCGCCAAGCAGGGCCTGTCGATCAAGCTCAACGCCAAGCTCAACAAGGCCGAGGCAAAAAAGGATGGCGTGCACCTCACCTACACCGACAAGGATGGCGAGCAGCAGCTGGTGGTCGACAAGCTGCTGGTGGCCGTGGGCCGCCGCGCCTACACCGCCGGCCTGCTGGCAGAGGACACCGGCGTGAAGCTGGACGAGCGCGGCCGCATCGTGGTCGACGAACACAACCACACCGGTGTCGATGGCGTGTGGGCGATCGGTGACGCCGTGCGCGGCCCGATGCTGGCGCACAAGGGCTCCGAGGAAGGTATCGCCGTAGCCGAGTGGATCGCCGGCAAGGCCGGCCACGTCAACTTCGACACGATCCCGTGGGTGATCTACACCGAGCCGGAAATCGCCTGGGCCGGCAAGACCGAAAAGGAACTGAAGGACGCCGGCATCCCGTACAAGGTCGGCACCTTCCCGTTCGCCGCCATCGGCCGCGCCGTGGCGATGAACGAGGCCGTGGGCCAGGTGAAGATGCTCGCGCACGCCGACACCGACCGCATTCTCGGCGTGCACATGGTCGGCCCGGGCGTCTCCGAGCTGATCGCCGAGTGCGTGGTGGCGATGGAGTTCAAGGGCTCCTCCGAGGACCTGGCGCGCATCGTCCACGCCCACCCGACCCTGTCCGAGGCCGTGCACGAGGCCGCGTTGTCGGTCGACAAGCGCGCCATCCACAAGGGCAATTGA
- the odhB gene encoding 2-oxoglutarate dehydrogenase complex dihydrolipoyllysine-residue succinyltransferase, with amino-acid sequence MSIELKVPVLPESVSDATIASWHKQAGDAVKRDENLVDLETDKVVLEVPSPVDGVLKEIRHQVGDTVNSEQIIAIIEEGAVAAAPAPAPAAAAPAPAPAAPKTAAAALSPAAQRVATENKVDTSAIAGTGRDGRIIKEDVVNAGARPAAAPAAAPAAKPTPGARPEERVPMTRMRARIAERLMQSKNSIAMLTSFNEVNLGEVSKMRKTLGEAFQKEHGIKLGFMSFFVKAAAEALKRYPFVNASVDGNDVIYHGYQDISIAVSTDKGLVTPVLRDVQDMSFADVEKGIADYAVKARANKLSLDDLQGGTFTITNGGTFGSLLSTPIVNPPQSAILGMHTIKERPIVENGQIVAAPMMYIALSYDHRIIDGKDAVLFLVDIKNQLENPQRMLLGL; translated from the coding sequence ATGTCCATCGAACTCAAAGTCCCCGTCCTGCCCGAGTCCGTCTCCGACGCCACTATCGCCAGTTGGCACAAGCAGGCCGGCGACGCGGTGAAGCGCGACGAGAACCTGGTCGACCTCGAAACCGACAAGGTGGTGCTGGAAGTACCCTCGCCGGTCGACGGCGTGCTGAAGGAAATCCGCCACCAGGTCGGCGACACGGTGAACAGCGAGCAGATCATCGCGATCATCGAGGAAGGCGCCGTGGCCGCCGCGCCGGCACCGGCGCCGGCAGCCGCCGCCCCGGCTCCCGCCCCCGCCGCGCCGAAAACCGCCGCCGCCGCGCTTTCGCCGGCTGCGCAGCGTGTCGCCACCGAGAACAAGGTCGACACCTCCGCCATCGCCGGCACCGGCCGCGACGGCCGCATCATCAAGGAAGACGTGGTCAACGCCGGCGCCCGCCCCGCCGCGGCTCCTGCCGCCGCGCCGGCCGCGAAGCCGACCCCGGGCGCGCGTCCGGAAGAGCGCGTGCCGATGACCCGCATGCGCGCGCGCATCGCCGAGCGCCTGATGCAGTCGAAGAACTCGATCGCCATGCTCACCTCGTTCAACGAGGTGAACCTGGGCGAAGTGTCGAAGATGCGCAAGACGCTGGGCGAGGCGTTCCAGAAGGAGCACGGCATCAAGCTCGGTTTCATGAGCTTCTTCGTCAAGGCCGCCGCCGAGGCGCTGAAGCGCTACCCGTTCGTCAATGCGTCGGTCGACGGCAACGACGTGATCTACCACGGCTACCAGGACATCTCGATCGCGGTGTCGACCGACAAGGGTCTGGTCACGCCGGTGCTGCGCGACGTGCAGGACATGAGCTTCGCCGACGTCGAGAAAGGCATCGCCGACTACGCCGTCAAGGCGCGCGCGAACAAGCTGTCGCTGGACGACCTGCAGGGCGGTACCTTCACCATCACCAACGGCGGCACCTTCGGCTCGCTGCTGTCCACGCCGATCGTCAACCCGCCGCAGAGCGCGATCCTCGGCATGCACACGATCAAGGAACGCCCGATCGTCGAGAACGGCCAGATCGTCGCCGCGCCGATGATGTACATCGCGCTCAGCTACGACCACCGCATCATCGACGGCAAGGACGCGGTGCTGTTCCTGGTCGACATCAAGAACCAGCTCGAAAATCCGCAGCGGATGTTGCTGGGTCTCTAA